The genomic segment ACTTACCCATTGAACTCAGGGCGGCGCCGCCTGCTTGAGCCATTGTTTCAACTAACACGACACCGGGCACTACCGGATATTCGGGAAAATGTCCCTTAAAAAAGAACTCCTCCGGCTTAAAGGTATACCGACTTTCGCTGCCCTCATCGTCGGCACGGATAATTTCATCGACAAACAAAAACGGCTTCCGGTGCGGAAGCAAAGCTTCAATATCTTTTGTCATCGTTTTCTCCTTTAGGGTAAATGCATCAGCTTATTTTTTGATAGTCCCGCAGAATAATGGAGATTGTTCAACCAGAGTTGAACCACTTCGCGGTTCAAATGGTCTCACAATCTCCATATATTCTGCGATTCTTACCTATTTGTCTGATGCGTTTGCCCTTCGTCTAAAATAAACAGTGAGAAATTTTATTTAAAATTTCTCACA from the Treponema medium genome contains:
- the fabZ gene encoding 3-hydroxyacyl-ACP dehydratase FabZ yields the protein MTKDIEALLPHRKPFLFVDEIIRADDEGSESRYTFKPEEFFFKGHFPEYPVVPGVVLVETMAQAGGAALSSMGKFETGALFFLATIDKVKLRAQVRPGDTVRIEVKNLRVSSQMIKQSGKIYNGDAVAAEAEWMCLVGKA